From the Patescibacteria group bacterium genome, one window contains:
- the lepA gene encoding translation elongation factor 4, with translation MNNIRNFCIIAHIDHGKSTLADRMLEITGTVEKRKMKEQLLDRMDIERERGITIKLQPVTMNYEVITAKAGQESKKSEEKEVYILNLIDTPGHVDFSYEVSRSLAAVEGAVLLVDATQGIQAQTLANLFLAIEQNLVIIPVVNKIDLPAADVAKTKEEIIKLIGCPEEEIILSSGKTGQGVEEILEAVVSRVPAPETHNHASLRALIFDSNYDEYRGVVAHVRVMDGEIKKGDKIFLIATGAKSEALDVGIFKPEYKSTGSLKAGEIGYIITGFKNVSECRVGDTVTISDLRFKNEELKPLHGYKEVKPMVFAGVFPREGSDFQDLREAMEKLKLNDAALAYEPERSEALGFGFRCGFLGLLHLEIFQERLRREYNLSLIVTLPSVAYKVQKTNGEEIIIRTPQRLPDQAEIKEVEEPWVFLDVVAPKDYMGAVMKLVQSKRGIYKNTEYLEKDTVILHYEIPMAAILTDFYDKIKSISSGYASINYDYLDYRSADVVKLDILVAEEPVEALSMIVYRDEAFREGKKIVETLKESLPKQMFVLKLQASIGGKVIAAERLSAMRKDVTAKLYGGDVSRKRKLLEKQKKGKKKMMAAGKGSVEIPPEAFVKILKR, from the coding sequence ATGAACAATATTCGTAATTTTTGTATAATAGCGCATATTGACCACGGTAAATCAACCTTGGCCGATAGGATGCTGGAAATTACCGGAACGGTTGAAAAAAGGAAAATGAAAGAGCAGTTGTTGGACAGGATGGATATAGAAAGGGAAAGAGGAATAACAATCAAACTACAACCCGTGACGATGAATTATGAAGTAATCACCGCCAAGGCGGGACAGGAAAGTAAGAAGTCAGAGGAGAAAGAGGTTTATATTTTAAATCTGATTGATACCCCAGGGCATGTTGATTTTTCTTATGAGGTTTCCCGGTCTTTGGCCGCGGTGGAGGGAGCGGTTTTACTTGTAGACGCGACTCAAGGTATTCAGGCCCAGACCCTGGCCAATCTTTTTTTGGCTATAGAACAAAATTTGGTTATTATTCCGGTGGTTAATAAAATAGATTTGCCGGCGGCGGATGTAGCCAAAACAAAAGAAGAAATTATAAAATTAATCGGTTGCCCGGAGGAAGAAATAATTTTATCTTCCGGTAAAACCGGTCAGGGGGTGGAAGAAATATTAGAAGCGGTGGTTAGCCGCGTGCCGGCGCCGGAGACGCATAATCATGCGTCTCTACGAGCCTTGATTTTTGATTCCAATTATGATGAATACCGGGGAGTGGTCGCGCATGTCCGGGTTATGGACGGAGAAATAAAAAAAGGAGATAAAATTTTTTTAATAGCGACAGGAGCAAAAAGCGAAGCTTTGGATGTTGGCATTTTTAAACCGGAATATAAATCTACGGGCAGTTTGAAAGCCGGAGAAATCGGCTATATTATAACCGGTTTTAAAAATGTCAGCGAATGCCGGGTGGGAGATACCGTGACGATTTCAGATTTAAGATTTAAGAATGAAGAATTAAAACCTCTGCATGGGTATAAAGAAGTAAAGCCGATGGTTTTTGCCGGAGTTTTCCCTCGTGAAGGCAGCGATTTTCAGGATTTGCGGGAAGCCATGGAAAAATTAAAATTAAACGACGCCGCCTTGGCCTATGAGCCGGAACGCTCCGAAGCTCTGGGCTTTGGTTTTCGCTGCGGATTTTTGGGCCTTCTGCACTTAGAGATTTTTCAGGAAAGGTTGCGGCGGGAATATAATTTATCTTTAATTGTAACTTTGCCGAGCGTAGCCTATAAGGTCCAAAAAACGAACGGCGAAGAAATAATTATCCGCACCCCGCAGAGATTGCCGGACCAGGCGGAAATAAAGGAGGTGGAAGAACCTTGGGTATTTTTGGACGTTGTTGCCCCGAAAGATTATATGGGCGCGGTCATGAAATTGGTCCAAAGCAAAAGAGGAATTTATAAGAATACGGAATATTTGGAAAAAGACACGGTTATTCTTCATTACGAAATACCGATGGCCGCAATTTTGACAGATTTTTATGATAAAATAAAAAGTATCAGCTCCGGATACGCTTCTATCAACTATGATTATTTGGATTATCGTTCGGCCGATGTGGTAAAGTTGGATATTTTAGTGGCCGAAGAGCCGGTGGAGGCTCTATCAATGATTGTTTATCGCGATGAAGCTTTTCGGGAAGGCAAGAAGATTGTGGAAACCTTAAAAGAATCTTTGCCCAAACAGATGTTTGTTTTGAAATTGCAGGCCTCAATCGGCGGAAAAGTTATTGCCGCGGAAAGATTATCGGCTATGCGCAAAGATGTTACAGCCAAACTTTACGGCGGAGACGTGAGCCGAAAAAGGAAGTTATTGGAAAAGCAGAAAAAGGGAAAAAAGAAAATGATGGCGGCCGGCAAGGGAAGCGTGGAAATTCCGCCGGAAGCGTTTGTGAAGATTTTAAAAAGATAA
- the dapB gene encoding 4-hydroxy-tetrahydrodipicolinate reductase, whose product MFFSKLPVGYHHLIKRRKTVETVKVTVFGAAGRMGSQIVKAVNATGGIELAGAVERAEKLTDFPIPGTKIFFTPRDSDDLPSVIASSDVVIDVSGKESFMANAALVVGQEKPMVIGSTSLNEQDMSYLRQVAECVPCVLAPNFSLGVNLLFWLTERAASILGEGFDPEIMEIHHRRKKDSPSGTAKRLAEIIAEVRGWDPEEVFRHGRQGMIGERPDKEIGVHSLRAGDVVGDHTVFFAGAGERLEFTSRVGSRDAFAQGAIRAALWIVGQISGLYDMQDVLGLR is encoded by the coding sequence ATGTTCTTTTCGAAGTTGCCCGTTGGTTATCACCATTTAATAAAAAGGAGAAAGACAGTGGAAACTGTAAAGGTAACTGTGTTTGGCGCGGCCGGCAGAATGGGAAGCCAAATTGTTAAGGCGGTCAATGCCACTGGCGGAATTGAGCTGGCCGGAGCAGTTGAAAGGGCAGAAAAGCTGACGGATTTTCCGATTCCGGGAACGAAGATTTTTTTTACTCCCCGGGATTCTGACGACCTGCCCTCGGTTATTGCTTCGTCTGACGTTGTCATTGACGTAAGTGGTAAGGAATCGTTTATGGCCAACGCCGCCCTGGTCGTCGGCCAGGAGAAGCCGATGGTAATCGGTTCAACCAGCCTGAATGAACAGGATATGTCCTATCTTCGGCAGGTTGCCGAATGCGTGCCCTGCGTCTTGGCGCCGAATTTCAGCCTCGGGGTAAACCTTCTTTTTTGGTTGACCGAAAGAGCCGCATCCATTCTGGGCGAAGGTTTTGACCCTGAAATTATGGAGATTCATCATCGGCGCAAAAAGGATTCTCCCAGTGGCACCGCTAAGAGGCTAGCGGAGATTATCGCCGAGGTCAGAGGCTGGGATCCGGAAGAAGTTTTTCGTCATGGTCGTCAAGGAATGATCGGCGAGCGGCCGGATAAAGAAATTGGTGTTCACTCTTTGCGGGCCGGGGATGTTGTCGGCGACCATACGGTATTTTTTGCCGGAGCCGGTGAGCGGCTTGAATTTACCAGCCGTGTCGGTTCCCGCGACGCTTTTGCCCAAGGCGCAATTCGGGCGGCCCTGTGGATCGTAGGGCAGATATCCGGTCTTTACGACATGCAGGATGTTCTGGGCCTGCGGTGA
- the murJ gene encoding murein biosynthesis integral membrane protein MurJ: protein MIKRLFGGQINNITVAAGLVGASSLVSRFLGVFRDRILAGQFGAGETLDVYYAAFRIPDLIFNLLVLGALSAGFIPIFVGLLKNPLEKIVGFFPGKENKKAWELASNVLNILILGLLALCGLGVIFAPHLTRVIAPGFSAEKQALTASLTQIMFLSPLFLGISSVLGGILQSFKRFFVYSLAPIMYNFGIIIGALYFVPVWGIYGLAWGVVLGALLHMLIQLPTAVALGFRHSLKIDFKNKDLRKIGVMMAPRTMSLAISQINLVVITIIASTLVVGSLTIFNLANNLQSFPIGIFGISFAIAAFPSLSAAAFSKKDLVESFSSTLRQILFFIVPSTVLLITLRAQIIRVILGTGLFDWEDTVLTMNTLGFFSLSLFAQASLPLLVRVFYARHDSKTPFFIGLFSAVINVALSLWLARRLGVEGLALAFSLASILNFVLLWLALRFSLGNMDEMKILVAVIKFSAAALACGITVQGMKMLVGFFVDMAKFWGVLTQGAVAGIAGIFIYAAVCSLLRSEEFMAIWTPIKCKLCRQPLKKVTTEDQGEARGI, encoded by the coding sequence ATGATTAAACGTTTGTTTGGCGGACAAATAAATAATATAACTGTCGCGGCCGGCTTAGTCGGGGCTTCGTCCCTGGTCAGCCGTTTTTTGGGTGTTTTTCGCGACCGGATTTTGGCCGGTCAATTCGGCGCCGGCGAAACTTTGGACGTTTATTACGCCGCCTTTCGGATCCCGGATTTAATTTTTAATTTATTGGTTTTGGGCGCTTTGTCCGCCGGGTTTATTCCTATTTTCGTCGGCCTTCTCAAGAATCCGTTGGAGAAAATTGTTGGTTTTTTCCCGGGCAAGGAAAATAAGAAAGCCTGGGAACTGGCCAGCAATGTTTTGAATATTTTAATCTTGGGCCTCTTGGCCCTTTGCGGCCTGGGAGTTATTTTTGCCCCCCACCTTACCAGAGTAATCGCCCCGGGTTTTTCCGCGGAAAAGCAAGCTTTAACCGCCAGTTTGACCCAAATAATGTTTTTGTCTCCTTTATTTTTGGGGATCTCTTCGGTCTTGGGCGGAATTTTGCAATCATTCAAAAGATTTTTCGTTTATTCCCTGGCGCCGATAATGTACAACTTCGGGATTATCATCGGCGCTTTGTATTTTGTGCCGGTTTGGGGAATCTACGGCCTGGCCTGGGGCGTAGTTTTGGGCGCTTTGCTCCATATGCTGATTCAGTTGCCGACCGCAGTCGCCCTAGGTTTCAGGCATAGTTTGAAGATTGACTTTAAAAATAAGGATTTGAGGAAAATCGGGGTTATGATGGCGCCGAGGACAATGAGTTTGGCTATTTCCCAGATAAACTTGGTCGTGATTACAATTATCGCTTCCACTTTGGTCGTCGGCTCTTTGACAATTTTTAATTTAGCCAATAATTTGCAATCTTTCCCAATCGGTATTTTCGGCATTTCTTTCGCCATTGCCGCTTTTCCCTCTCTTTCCGCCGCGGCTTTTTCCAAAAAAGACCTAGTGGAGAGTTTTTCTTCCACCTTGCGCCAGATTTTATTTTTTATCGTTCCGTCCACGGTTCTTTTGATTACCTTGCGGGCCCAAATTATCCGCGTTATTTTGGGCACCGGCCTTTTTGACTGGGAAGACACGGTTTTAACCATGAATACTTTGGGTTTTTTCTCGCTGTCCCTTTTCGCTCAAGCCTCCCTGCCGCTTTTGGTGCGGGTGTTTTACGCCCGGCATGATTCAAAAACTCCCTTTTTTATCGGTTTGTTTTCCGCTGTTATAAATGTGGCCCTGTCTTTGTGGCTGGCCAGGAGATTGGGAGTAGAAGGTTTGGCCTTGGCTTTTTCCCTGGCTTCCATACTTAATTTTGTTCTTCTTTGGCTGGCTCTGCGGTTCTCTCTTGGCAATATGGATGAGATGAAAATTTTGGTGGCGGTGATAAAGTTTTCCGCCGCGGCTTTGGCTTGCGGCATTACGGTCCAGGGCATGAAAATGTTGGTCGGGTTCTTTGTTGATATGGCCAAATTTTGGGGAGTTTTAACTCAGGGTGCGGTTGCTGGCATAGCCGGCATATTTATTTATGCCGCCGTCTGCTCGCTACTTCGTAGTGAAGAGTTTATGGCTATCTGGACGCCGATTAAATGCAAGCTTTGCCGCCAGCCCTTAAAGAAAGTGACGACCGAGGATCAGGGGGAAGCGCGGGGAATTTAG